tgtttatttttaattttaaaattaaatttacaaaaaaaaaattatttttcaattttttggaaatttaaagatttttcaaaagtttttagAGAAATTTTTGAGTTTATGAGAAATTAgggttatgttttgttttatttcaatcATCCACGTCTTTGatcaataaaaagaaatttatatcTAATCTTTCAAAAAATCTCACTAACCCAGTGGTAAAAACTCTCATCTATTAAGTCCAAGAGTGTGTAGGTTGTCGAGTCCAACCAACaacaattttaagattttgtctTAAACAAAAGAACTAAATGAAACGACGTGGGTTCGAGTCCAACCAACaacaattttaagattttgtctTAAACAAAAGAACtgaatgaaacgacgtcgtttcactaAACGGTAGTATTTAACGGTGGGTTAACACAGTTTTAACTGTCGGTTAACGGTTTGTTATTTTGGTCAGTCAATcgtaagtttcttaataaactaaaaaagtcAACGAAAGTTTAGGATTTTATTAGTCAGGTTCGATTACATGTTTATTTTGGCAATTCGTGTAAagttagtgtttttttttgccgAATTCcctaacttatatatatacttttgtcTATGGTTTTTTGACTAAGTGGACAATATCAGCGAAGGGGCAAATAAGTTGTCCTTAACGATTACTTTCAAAGGGCCGGGCCCAACATATAAAATGGGCCTATGAGTAAGGATCCGCTCTATAACCCGACCCGATGATTGTTGACACGCGGAGAGACACTCGGCGAATGGAAACGGAAGAGAGTTGTGTTAACAGATTCTCTCGCGGCTGCGTCCATCCTCTTGTTTTCCTCCGACGCTTCTTAGGGGTTTCAAAGGAAGCGCGATGATAACGAGATCGAATCTAGCGGAACAGCTCAGGGAATATCAGATTCGATCAAAGCATGATTGGGCCTccgtctctttcttctcttccacCTCCACTTTCTCTTCTTCCAGGTTCCAAAactatacaaataaaaaacattttaaaggGTTTCGATACATGTTCTAGACATTATGTGATCCATAAGATGCTTCATGTAATCATGTCTCTCTTGGTTTTATGTTTggtaatgaattaaaaaaaattcatattcaTTTCTTGTGTCTTGAGTTCATTGCCATTATTGATTCTATTGTTGTAGGCTTGTTGTGACATTTTACTCGTGGTACTTATGTCATTTGCTTTTTGACACAGGGTCCATGTGGTAGTGTTTGTGATTTGGGAGCTTGTGATCTTACTACTCCTGGTGTGTTCAGCAGTATCCTTGTTCTTCAGGCGGTTGCAACTAGCATTTATCATGGTTTGTGTCGGCTTGCTTTTGCTCTTCTGTATGAAAATTATAAAGCAAGCGAGACTGGCTAGGAACAAGAAGCGGAGGATGCTTCTTCCTCTCTCTATGTAAAAAAGGACCAAAACCGAGgagaaccttttttttttaattttcttagaCAACCATGACCAACTCTTTTCTCGGGAGACGACAGTTAGGGTCAGACTTGTCGCTGGTTTCTTCTTATCCTTTGAAGAATAGACCTGATATTGGAAACCAGGTGCTGCCATTTCAGGGCTTAGCTTAGACAAATCAGAGCTATGTAACTCAGAACTAAATTGGTTTGagaatattgttttgtttttttcctgtATATGGTGGTTTTGATATTAAAGACATGTTAGTCCGCATAAACTACATTCGAAAACAAAAGTTTTGATTAGCAGTACAAAATGTAAGAAAATGCTCGAGGAGTTTTGATGATGGATCATTCTCTCTCGTACCTTAGCATGATGGTTGGTTCTAGTTGGGGAAGCACTATCCGTTCCTGTTTAGAATCTAGTGGACCGCCCTCCATAATGTGCTAGAAGAGCAGGGTAGGAACTCACATCCAAGTGAAAAGTAGGAATACATCGATTGGATTGATTTAACCCTCTAGCTCGTTATTAAGCTCAGAAAGCATTTGCCGGAACAAGAGTGAATTCATCTCTTTTTTCATCAGACGCAAGGCAACTCAAGACCACAACAAAGGCCTGGAAACctgctagttttttttttaaaaatttgtgatATTGTAAAACACTAGCCGTTACCACCCGCAAACACGTAACAAACAACCTGCAAAAATGAGTTGTGGGAGATGATAAGTTTTCAGTCCTATTCCAGGAATAAGAAGTTGGTTAAATTACTAGCAAACGAAACAAATCGGCAGATATGGGCCTTTTATCTTTCAATTGGGCCtcattgttttttatttgaggCCTTGTACAAAAgacatgtaataaaaaaaagtcaCGAGCTACATGGTTGCATCGAAATCTCAGGGAGTTGAAACTGCAATAGCGAATTTGAGGAAATgggcggaggaggaggaataACATACAAGGGAGTCACCGTACACACTCCGAAGACGTGGCACACCGTTGCCGGAAAAGGCTTGTGCGGCGTCATGTGGTAcatctctttcttttaattgattttttttccgaAGAATCTGTATCTAGAATCCATGTTAATTCGTGTTTTCAGCTTGTGAATTGTCATGCTTAGGATTAGAGGCAATAAGATAGACGTTGATTTGAATTTGATTATGATTGAAGAAAACCAGTCACATTAGATATTGTTTTTCCTTAGCATTCACATCTTAAACTCAAAActcttttgatatatttttttcaggtTCTGGATTCTGTACAGAGCAAAGCAAGACGGTCCAGTAGTCATGGTAAGTAACACTCTCATTCTTTGTTAGGtctataacttttttatttgatttgtttcgTTTCTTACTCCCTCCATGGTGGTGGTGGCTAAATGTGTGATCCTTGTTGTTACTTGGCAACTACTAGGGATGGAGGCACCCCTGGGATGGCCATGGTGATCATGGTCACGGTGACCATCACTAGGTAATTAATGTCTGTATGAAGCACCTTTTTTGGTATCATTGTATGTTTCTTAGCACTCATTTTGGTTATCACGGAAATATTGAAAAAGTGTATACCTTGTGACCTTGTCTTACTAAACGCTCGAGATTGTTTGTATACTGCTACTAAGTAATAAGGTACTAGTTATGTATCTATGCATAATGTTGATTAGCATATACTAAGTTGTCACTTGCTAACGAGTCTTTTAGGATAGTCAGCTAGTTGTAAAGTAAATAAAGTTTGTTGCTTTGTCCCAGATTTCATTCATATAAATGGTGAAAGTGAATGGtgaaccagaaaaaaaaaaagaggtgaaAGTGAATGACAATTGAGTGCCATTATCTTAAAAGTTTGTTAATAGTTTTGTggtacatgttttgagattttttttttttgagacacATCGTTAATTTGAAGTTAGCCAGACAAAGATTGTGCTGTATTATCCTTCAATGCACCTCTCTGCAACCTCGTTACAATCTTTTGTATACGCTCAAATTCCGTGCACTAATCTGGTTTTGGGTTTTCCCACCAGGTCCCGTGGAACCTTTGAAGAAAAAActtctctgttttgtttcagCTTCATATGTCGAAATAAAGATAACTGTGGAGAAGACGTTAAATTGTTTTTGTACACACATTTTGTAAGACTCGTTGCTTCCTGTTTTTTAGCTGCTACTGATGATATTTGTTGTTTTGCTGTCTACAAatgaatttgaaataaattCGATTGGTAGAATCGTGTGTAGGAATCGGCATgcgaaatatttttaaatttatatctatggtactaaaatagcatttaaaaaaaaagagtgaattGGCTTACAATCCAAAAAGAATGATGAAATTAACAGACTACTTTATGATGTAACAAGTTTGCTTTCTATCAACTAAGACACCATGGTGTAGGATTTAGAGTATTGACTTAAATAAGGGTATAAGTTGTGTATACAGACTGCAATTTCTCCAAAGTGAAATTATGCAAAAATTAGAACATAGTCAAATTCAAACAGATTGTACCGGGATAATTTTATTCACTTTGAAATAGCCATATGTTGCAGAAGAGTGAAGACATAAAAACTTTACGCCGATCATTAGGTTTTTCGGTGTAATTGAGTTTCAAAATGCTATTCAGATCTCGCATTATGCTACATCCATTTCAGTGTTTTCCAATCCAGACATCCATATTAAACTTGAGTTTGCAACGAGACCGATAAGATGCTTATGGAGGTGGAACTCTCAGAAAATGAGCTTAGCGGGAATATATATCCCAGCAGAGCTTGGAGGTCTTCTGGAACTACAAGCTTTCAATCTCTCTCCCCACAACTTATCAGGAGTTATACCAGAAAGCTTTTCAGGTCTGAAGAATGTGGAAAGCCTTGATCTCTCCTTCAACAGATTACAAGGCCGGATCCCACAAGGACTAACAAAGCTAAGCAGCCTCGCGGTCTTTAATGTCTCATACAACAACTTATCAGGAGTCATTCCCCAAGGACCACAATTTAATACCTTTGACTCACAAAGCTAATCCTCTTTTCTCTGTGGAAAACCAACCAACAGAAGCTGCAACGGAAGTACATTTCAAGAACCAGACAATGCAGTGAAGGATGCTGATGAGAGCCAAATCGACATGGTTTCTTCCTATTGGAGTTTTCTTGCAGCTTATGTGACCATACTTCTTGGAATattctcatctctctcttttgtctCTCCTTGGAGCAGATTCTGGTTATACCACGTTGTTGCTTTCATCTACAAGGTGAGGAATTTCTTGTGCTAAAACTACTGTTGCTGCCTATTCCATTAATGTGTCATATCTGTTGTTATTCTTCTCTAAACCTCATGCTTTGTTTCACGTAACTTGTGTTTGGTTCCTATCTTCGAATAAATGTAATGCTCAAACATATCTTTGGTTGTTGTGTTCAATAAATAGTTTATTGAACAAAGAATTTATACCGTTTTActtatcaatttttaaaaataatttttaggaGATAGTTTAGTTACTAAATTTAGAATTCAGCGCTAGAACTGTTTTTATGAGTCCAAGCAGCAATAAAATGGCTGTATATACATTCATGTAGACATTCTAGGCGTTTCCGGTCACATGTTTACAGTCTTGGATGATGATGCTTGGGTGACGCTGCTGCCCTTACTCACCGACTCAGCTGGCTTGTTCAAAATAATAACCAAGAGTGACATGATTTAAGATGCCATAAATAGTTTGTAGAAGTCATGATAAAATGTTACTAATTATTTGTTACTAAATAATTATCGTTTTATGGTTTCAATGCAATTTTTTCTAATAACTGATCTCTTTTGCCCGTAATTAAACTAAGATAGATAATAAATGTTATGTAATTATgatctcttcctctgtttcgaattatttgtcgttttagagtagaattttcatttcaaaataagtgtcgttttcggttttcaatgcaaaatttattgaaaatattctctactctatttttctattggttgatatatggttagatatattggtaatagtgtttttattctgaaaatatataaaattaaatgtttttttaatctgtgtgcataaacctaaaacgacaagtaatatgaaacggagggagtatattttaaaacatttaactAGTTTCTAAATTTGtgttgaaaaattcaaaaattacaaataatttgAAATGGAGAGATTACATATTAAAAACGCCAACAACTATTTTTGACCATGATTTACCAAATgtgttaaaaaatatgttttccaaCCAAAGGAATCCTCAAAAGAAAAACgactaaaacaaacaaattggAAAATTCGTTAGCCAATTAAGTTGGGACCTAAAATTGATATATTCTAATTGGGTCTTAAGCCCAACTTACAAATGTGTTCAGAGGCGGGAGCTTCCCACTTAACAGCCAACCCTCTCATCTCATCAAAGTCTTCACACATCTCCTCATATCCAAACCTCCGACTCTTTTCCTCGCACGTGCGAATTTCTCCCCGGCGACTCCATCAAACACCTCCTCCCAACCTTCCTCCCAATCCCCCACGTGCGTCGCAGAGCTCCATCGTCCCGTGCTTCCACTCCGTCCAACTCCACCCTCTCCTCAGCTTTCCCATCACCTCCGCCACGCACGAGCCCTTGCACGCCACCGTGCACGGACGGCACTTGGCACCGTTCAACGGTCCCCTGCTTGAATATCGCAGCGACTGGAACTCCGTACTTAGACGGGGGAACTCGTAGGTTCCGTCGGACATGCATGGGCAAAAAGGGAGAGGTTTGGGTTACGTAAGGCACACGGCGAGTCGTGAGCTGAGCCTTGAAGGCGGATTCGGAGTTGAGGTTAGTTTTACCGGCGGAGTCAAGGTCGGGGGATGAGGTAGAGGCGAGAGAGAGCCACCGTGGAGGTGTCGAGGTCGCCGACGCCGAAGCGGTCGTTGAGGCCTCCGTAAGAGGATCCAGGTGGGACTAGGGTATTGACCGGGTTTGAAAGTATTCAGGGTCGAGGGAGTCGGACCAGTAACCGTCAACACGGGTCCGGACTATCCCAGTCGTACGTGAAGTTGTTCTCCTTTTGGTATGCCTTTATCATNNNNNNNNNNNNNNNNNNNNNNNNNNNNNNNNNNNNNNNNNNNNNNNNNNNNNNNNNNNNNNNNNNNNNNN
The sequence above is drawn from the Raphanus sativus cultivar WK10039 chromosome 7, ASM80110v3, whole genome shotgun sequence genome and encodes:
- the LOC108816161 gene encoding uncharacterized protein LOC108816161; amino-acid sequence: MITRSNLAEQLREYQIRSKHDWASVSFFSSTSTFSSSRVHVVVFVIWELVILLLLVCSAVSLFFRRLQLAFIMVCVGLLLLFCMKIIKQARLARNKKRRMLLPLSM
- the LOC108816033 gene encoding NADH dehydrogenase [ubiquinone] 1 beta subcomplex subunit 2 is translated as MGGGGGITYKGVTVHTPKTWHTVAGKGLCGVMWFWILYRAKQDGPVVMGWRHPWDGHGDHGHGDHH